The following are from one region of the Candidatus Trichorickettsia mobilis genome:
- the dnaA gene encoding chromosomal replication initiator protein DnaA, which yields MLDNGVAVIERSYNHQEIWCLVSRDLRDYYGEAIHRSWFSKIYFMECTTHNVVLSTPTNFIRDWVKSHYLTVILQFWQHYDQNIKVIELITKVLSTQEQELLSPNVGTQIVVESSSKQILGSDNSFANLDPRFTFENFVVGPPNELAYAAARAVAESRNVVVESNPLFLYGGVGLGKTHLMHAIAWYIRHHNPLRKVIYMSAEKFMYQFVKALRNKDVMSFKEEFRSVDVLMIDDIQFICGKDSTQEEFFHTFNALIDNNRQMVISCDRSPSDLDDIEDRIKSRLGWGLVADVHSTTYELRLGILESKLEQMNIHIPQDVIEFLAAKITSNVRELEGALNKVIAHSTLVNREVNLNNTQDILRDLLRSNERIITIEDIQRKIAERYNIKVSDMSSPRRVRSVARPRQLAMYLSKILTPKSLADIGKKFGKKDHTTVMHAIKKIEELCALDVEFREEVSTLTRILQS from the coding sequence ATGCTGGACAATGGAGTAGCAGTAATCGAGCGTAGCTATAATCACCAAGAAATTTGGTGTTTAGTATCTCGTGATCTAAGAGATTACTATGGAGAAGCAATCCATAGAAGTTGGTTTAGTAAAATATATTTTATGGAGTGTACAACTCATAATGTGGTGTTATCTACTCCAACAAATTTTATTCGTGATTGGGTTAAATCTCATTATTTAACTGTTATTTTGCAATTTTGGCAACATTACGACCAGAATATTAAAGTTATTGAGCTTATTACCAAGGTGTTATCAACTCAGGAGCAAGAACTGTTATCACCTAATGTGGGTACACAAATTGTTGTAGAAAGTAGTAGTAAGCAAATATTGGGTTCAGATAATAGTTTTGCAAACCTCGATCCACGATTCACTTTTGAAAATTTTGTTGTTGGTCCACCGAATGAACTTGCTTATGCAGCAGCGAGAGCGGTGGCAGAATCACGAAATGTAGTCGTTGAGTCTAATCCGTTATTTCTTTATGGTGGTGTTGGTCTTGGCAAAACTCATTTAATGCATGCAATCGCGTGGTACATAAGACATCATAATCCTTTGCGAAAAGTGATTTATATGTCAGCAGAAAAATTTATGTATCAGTTTGTTAAAGCTTTGCGTAATAAAGATGTGATGTCATTTAAAGAAGAGTTTCGTTCAGTAGATGTGCTAATGATTGATGATATTCAATTTATTTGTGGTAAAGATAGTACTCAGGAAGAATTTTTTCATACCTTTAATGCCTTAATTGATAATAATCGTCAGATGGTTATTTCTTGTGATCGATCTCCATCAGATCTAGACGATATAGAAGACCGCATTAAATCAAGACTCGGTTGGGGTTTGGTGGCTGATGTCCATAGTACTACCTATGAATTGCGGTTAGGGATTCTGGAATCAAAACTCGAGCAAATGAATATTCATATTCCACAAGATGTAATTGAGTTTTTGGCTGCTAAAATAACTTCTAATGTTAGAGAGTTAGAAGGAGCTTTAAATAAGGTAATAGCACATTCTACTCTTGTAAATAGAGAGGTTAACCTTAACAATACTCAGGATATATTACGTGACTTATTACGTTCTAATGAAAGAATTATCACTATAGAGGATATTCAAAGAAAAATTGCTGAACGTTATAATATTAAAGTGTCGGATATGTCGTCACCACGTAGGGTAAGATCGGTTGCAAGACCAAGGCAGCTAGCAATGTATCTGTCTAAAATACTAACCCCCAAAAGCTTGGCTGATATTGGCAAAAAATTTGGTAAAAAAGATCACACTACGGTAATGCATGCAATCAAGAAAATTGAAGAATTATGTGCGCTTGATGTAGAATTTCGAGAAGAAGTTAGTACCTTAACTAGAATATTACAAAGTTAA